The segment CCGACCCCAGCGCTGGCAAACTCCCAGCCGGTCTGCCCGACCTGCTGATAAAGGTGCGCGGCATACCGCTCGGCGAACGGCGACCGGCAGATGTTCCCGGTGCAGACGAAGAGCATCAGCGGCATGGTGTGAAGGAACCTCTCGGGCGGTGCGGGATGGCACCGATCCTCGCATGCGCACCGGTCGCATCAACCGGCTTTTCGCTTTTTGCCCTTCCCGCTCTTCGTCGCAGCTTTTGCCTCCGACGTCGGCTTCTGCTCCGCCTCGTCGTCGTCGGACTCACCGCGCGCTTTTTTGGCGCGGTCGACGCTTTGTTGGAGGGCCGCGAGCAGGTCCAGCACCTCGCCACCGTCGTCTTCCGGCTCTGGCGCCACGGCAACCTCGCCGCCGGCAAGCTTGGCCTCGACGACCTGCTTGACCGCCTCCTCATAGTCGTCGACATAGTCGTGGGGGTCGTAGTCGCCGGCGAGTGACTCCACCAGCAGATGCGCCATCGACAACTCGGCGGGCTTGACCTCGGTGTCGTCCTCGTCGAGCACGTCGAACTCCTGCGGTCGCACCTCGTCGGGCCACAGCAGCGTCTGCAGCACGATGACCTCGCCGCGCACGCGCAACAAGGCCACCGTCATACGGGTGCGCAACGACACCGTGACAAGAGCGACCCGGTCGGTGTCCGTCAGCGCCTCACGCAACAGGACGTACGGCTTCACCGCCGACGCGTCAGGCTCGAGGTAGTAACACTTGTCCAGATAGAGCGGGTCGATCTGGTCGCTCGGCACGAACTTGTCGACCGCGATCTCTTTGCTGGTGCTGATCGGCAGGTCGGCCAGGTCGTCGTCGGTGAGCACGACCATCGCGCCGTCCTGCGTCTCGTAGCCCTTGGCGATGTCGTCATACGACACCTCCTCGCCGTCGATCGCGCACACGCGTCGATACCGGATCCGGCCACCGTCGGCCCGGTGGACCTGACGGAACTGGACGTCGTGGTTCTCAGTGGCCGAGTAGAGCCGGACCGGCACGTTCACCAGACCGAAGGACACGGCGCCCTTCCAGATAGCGCGCATTCGGCAAGATTGCCTCATGCGACCGATGCTTGCCACCCCCGTGGAGGCGGTGCCGCCCGGTCCGGGCTGGCAACACGAGGTCAAATGGGACGGCATGCGCGCCCTCGTCGAGGTGCGCGGCTCCACTGTTCGGGTGTTCTCACGCACCGAACGCGAGGTGACGCCGGCCTTTCCGGAACTGTGCGGCCCCGACTCCGGGATCACCGGGTATGCCGATCTGCTGCTCGACGGCGAGGTGGTCGTCATGGGCCCGGACGGGCGGCCGTCGTTCGCGACGCTGGCCGAGCGCTTCCACCTCACCGACGCGGCAGCAGCGGCACGTATGGCGGTGGCAGCGCCGGTCTGCCTGATGGTCTTCGATGTGCTGCGTGCGATGAACCGCCCCACCACGGCGATGCGGCTGAGCGATCGGCGGCATCTCGTGGAGGGGCTTGGCCTGTCCGGTCCACACGTGCGGACGCCACCGGTCTTCGACGACGGCGCGGCGTTGATCACCGCGACCGCGCAGCACCGCTTCGAGGGCGTGGTGTCTAAACGACTGGGCTCGACATACCAACCCGGCCGTCGTAGCGGCGACTGGCGCAAGACGGTGCACCGTGCGACCGGGTCGTTCGTGGTGTGCGGATGGCTGCCCGAACGCACCAGCAGCCGTCTGGGGTCGGTGCACCTGGCCACACCGACCGCAAGCGGCGGGCTCGCCTACCGTGGATTGGTCGGATCGGGCCTGGCCGGCCGGGCCGGAGAAAGTCTGCGCGCGCAGCTGGTGGCTCTCGGGGTCGACAACTCGCCGTTCACCGATCCTGTGCCACCCGAAGCGCTGCGGGACGCCCACTGGGTGCGGCCGGAGCTCATTGCCGACATCGAGTTCCACGGGGTCACCGCAGGCGAGCGGCTGCGACAACCCACGTGGCGGGGCCTGCGCGCCGATCTCACCACGGCCGATCTGATCGAACTGGAGGGGTGAGATGCCGCAGCAGCCGAGAGACGGCACGAGCCTGACGGTGGCAGTCGGCGGACGCCGGCTGAGCGTGTCCAACCTGGACAAGATCCTGTACCCCGCGACCGAGACCACCAAGGGCGAGATCATGAGCTACTACGCCACGGTGGCGCAGCCCTTCCTCGCCGGTCTCGCCGGCCGACCGGTGACCCGGGTGCGCTTCCCGCACGGTGTGTCGGATCTGTCGTTTTTCGAGAAGAACCTCCCGCCGGGCGCTCCGGACTGGCTGGACAGGGTTGAGTTGGACTCACCCGGCTCGCGCGGCTCGGGCGGCACGGTGACCTATCCGCTGGTCAACGATCTCGCTCAGCTCACCTACCTGGTCAACCTGGCGTCGCTGGAATTCCACGTACCGCAGTGGCGAGTGGGGCCGGACGGGCCGATGCCACCGGATCGCCTGGTGATCGACCTCGATCCGGGAGCCCCGGCCGGTCTGGTCGAAGCCGCGCGCCTCGCTCTCGTCATACGTGACGAATTGGCGCGGCAAGGGCTTCACCGCACCGTTCCGGTGACATCGGGCAGCAAGGGAATGCAGGTGTATGCCGCATTGGACGGTTCTCGCACGAGTGAGGAAATTCGGGATCTGGCGCGCGAGTTGGCGCAGACGCTCACTGCACAGCGCCCGGATCAGGTTGTCTGGAAGATGACGCGCTCGATCCGGCCGGGGCGGGTATTACTGGACTGGTCACAAAATACGGCGGCCAAGACAACCATCGCGGTGTATTCCACTCGAGGCCGCGACCGGCCGACAGTTGCGGCGCCGCGCTCATGGACCGACATCGAGAGCGGTCTCTCCGGCGACGAATTGAAACAACTCGACATCAATGAGGTGATGTCGCAGTTGTCTGCGGTGGGCGATCTGTTCGCTTCCGGACTCGCCGATCATGACTGAACTGGTCGGCTGTCAAAACCGGTGAACTCTGTGTGCTGGCCACCGCATGCAAAACGCCACCTCGGGGAACCCGTCTGCCGACATACGTCGCTGTAGCGACCGGTCGGCAGGGGCACCCCGAAGTGGCGTCCTACGTAAAGCCTCGGGTGATTCTCAGCCGTTTGCCTTGGCGTAGGCCTCTTGCAACTCGGCCGAGACACGACCGCGGTCGCTGACCTTGTATCCGTTGGAACGGCCCCACTCACGAATCTTGTTCAGGTCGCCGCGAGGGTTGCTCTGGCGAGTGGCGCCAGTCGTACGCGCGCGGTTCTTCATGGGACGTGCATAGCCGATCCACTTCGCGAAAGAGTCACGAAGCTTTGCAGCATTCGCCGCGGCGAGATCGATCTCATACGTCTTGCCGTCGAGCGCGAAAACGACAGTCTCGGATGCTTCCGAGCCGTCGATGTCGTCCTCTAGCAGGATCTGCACCCGCTGAGCCATCAGGCCTCCTTTAGTCACCATTGTTTTGTCAGTAACCAACGCTAACACAAAGCAGCACGGCAAACGGCACGCCTTCCAGAGGTTGCCGTAATAGCAATTGATGAATCAGAGGTTTTTAGCCTCGGGCGCGGTCGGCTCTTGTTGAATGGTGTGCTCCTGCTCCCACTGCGCATGTGCGACCCGCTCTCGGCGATCGCCTTCCATCATGTGCTTGAGGATGATGTACAACAGATAGAGCAGGCCGATCGACGGCAACAAGGTCTCTATGTACGGCCACACGCAAACGATCGTATGCCCGCATCCTGTGCGTCAGAACAAAGCCCCCTCCACGGGCGGGCGTTCCAGGTTCAGCAACCATGCCTTTCGTTCGATCCCGCCGCCGTAACCGGTCATGCTGCCGGAGGCGCCCACCACCCGGTGGCAGGGCACCACGATCGAGATCGGGTTGCGGCCGTTGGCCAGCCCTACTGCCCGACTGCTGCCCGGCGCGCCGATATGGGCCGCCAGTTGCCCGTACGACCACGTCTGGCCGTACTCGATGTCGAGGAGTCCGCGCCATACACGGCGTTGGAAATCGGTGCCGTGCTGAGCCAACGGCAGATCGAAGTCGCGGCGCTCGCCGGAGAAATACTCCGTCAGCTGACGAGCCACCTCGGCGAGCACGTCGTCGTCGGGTGACACCGCCGGCCCGAAGGTCTGCGTCGGCGGGCGGTGACGGTGCTGCTGCATGAAGATGCCACTAAGCGCGTCATCCTCGGCCACCAGTGTCAGCACGCCGATCGGCGTGTGTTCCATCGTGGTGTGTCTGGTCGTCATGACGACGCCTCCTGATTCGGGAGTCGGTTGATGTCGTGGGAACCACTCGCC is part of the Rudaeicoccus suwonensis genome and harbors:
- the ligD gene encoding non-homologous end-joining DNA ligase, giving the protein MPQQPRDGTSLTVAVGGRRLSVSNLDKILYPATETTKGEIMSYYATVAQPFLAGLAGRPVTRVRFPHGVSDLSFFEKNLPPGAPDWLDRVELDSPGSRGSGGTVTYPLVNDLAQLTYLVNLASLEFHVPQWRVGPDGPMPPDRLVIDLDPGAPAGLVEAARLALVIRDELARQGLHRTVPVTSGSKGMQVYAALDGSRTSEEIRDLARELAQTLTAQRPDQVVWKMTRSIRPGRVLLDWSQNTAAKTTIAVYSTRGRDRPTVAAPRSWTDIESGLSGDELKQLDINEVMSQLSAVGDLFASGLADHD
- a CDS encoding methylated-DNA--[protein]-cysteine S-methyltransferase → MTTRHTTMEHTPIGVLTLVAEDDALSGIFMQQHRHRPPTQTFGPAVSPDDDVLAEVARQLTEYFSGERRDFDLPLAQHGTDFQRRVWRGLLDIEYGQTWSYGQLAAHIGAPGSSRAVGLANGRNPISIVVPCHRVVGASGSMTGYGGGIERKAWLLNLERPPVEGALF
- a CDS encoding DNA ligase — its product is MRPMLATPVEAVPPGPGWQHEVKWDGMRALVEVRGSTVRVFSRTEREVTPAFPELCGPDSGITGYADLLLDGEVVVMGPDGRPSFATLAERFHLTDAAAAARMAVAAPVCLMVFDVLRAMNRPTTAMRLSDRRHLVEGLGLSGPHVRTPPVFDDGAALITATAQHRFEGVVSKRLGSTYQPGRRSGDWRKTVHRATGSFVVCGWLPERTSSRLGSVHLATPTASGGLAYRGLVGSGLAGRAGESLRAQLVALGVDNSPFTDPVPPEALRDAHWVRPELIADIEFHGVTAGERLRQPTWRGLRADLTTADLIELEG
- a CDS encoding histone-like nucleoid-structuring protein Lsr2 codes for the protein MAQRVQILLEDDIDGSEASETVVFALDGKTYEIDLAAANAAKLRDSFAKWIGYARPMKNRARTTGATRQSNPRGDLNKIREWGRSNGYKVSDRGRVSAELQEAYAKANG
- a CDS encoding Ku protein, coding for MRAIWKGAVSFGLVNVPVRLYSATENHDVQFRQVHRADGGRIRYRRVCAIDGEEVSYDDIAKGYETQDGAMVVLTDDDLADLPISTSKEIAVDKFVPSDQIDPLYLDKCYYLEPDASAVKPYVLLREALTDTDRVALVTVSLRTRMTVALLRVRGEVIVLQTLLWPDEVRPQEFDVLDEDDTEVKPAELSMAHLLVESLAGDYDPHDYVDDYEEAVKQVVEAKLAGGEVAVAPEPEDDGGEVLDLLAALQQSVDRAKKARGESDDDEAEQKPTSEAKAATKSGKGKKRKAG